The following proteins are encoded in a genomic region of Populus trichocarpa isolate Nisqually-1 chromosome 13, P.trichocarpa_v4.1, whole genome shotgun sequence:
- the LOC7487700 gene encoding uncharacterized protein LOC7487700, with protein sequence MRRDGGGRRGSGNYSNPCLTMHQPWASLLVYGIKRIEGRSWTAPIRGCLWIHAASKVPEEDTIKAMEDFYREIYAANGITDIKFPEHYPVSRLLGCVDVVGCVRCDELASWEAVPEGVRLEGQTDFCWLCEQPKKLLVPFEMRGYQRVYNLEKKIYEAAVRGLVSVEGPMPVKFPLPDPQDPFSLKPGSISEEFSENEASGVEKSESLSAAIAGARAAATQFNKKD encoded by the exons ATGCGAAGAGATGGTGGAGGACGAAGGGGCTCTGGGAACTACTCGAACCCGTGCTTGACCATGCACCAACCATGGGCGTCATTGTTGGTCTATGGTATCAAACGCATTGAAGGCAGGTCCTGGACTGCTCCTATTagag GATGCCTTTGGATTCATGCTGCAAGTAAAGTTCCGGAGGAAGATACAATCAAAGCAATGGAAGATTTCTATAGAGAAATTTATGCAGCGAATGGCATCACTGACATAAAGTTTCCAGAACATTATCCTGTTTCAAGACTTTTAG gGTGTGTTGATGTGGTTGGCTGTGTTAGATGTGATGAGCTAGCAAGCTGGGAGGCAGTACCTGAAGGG GTGAGACTAGAAGGACAAACAGATTTTTGCTGGCTTTGTGAACAGCCAAAG AAATTGCTAGTTCCTTTTGAGATGCGAGGCTATCAGCGTGTTTATAACTTGGAAAAGAAG ATATATGAGGCTGCTGTTAGAGGTCTTGTCAGTGTTGAAGGTCCAATGCCAGTAAAATTTCCCCTTCCAGATCCTCAAGATCCCTTTTCCTTAAAACCAGGCTCTATTTCTGAAGAGTTCTCTGAAAATGAAGCATCCGGAGTGGAGAAGTCAGAGAGTCTCAGTGCAGCAATTGCTGGTGCACGAGCAGCAGCTACACAGTTCAACAAGAAAGATTAA